A stretch of Aerococcaceae bacterium zg-252 DNA encodes these proteins:
- a CDS encoding HAMP domain-containing histidine kinase: protein MGSKKNLTYLISKFAILELLFTIFMILFSYTLLKVLINTGLVYPANYAEMNSDTVKEAFLKSDWQTDNIPFYYDYQLRENGKILESTIDEKYTQKINEALQKGQSSTDQMIGSDVFKAFKNRNRALIIKYKIGAMLANSSVYKVIGNFELVFFVSIFSMWLVGFVYFISHLTTVLRCEISKISKANESIEKLELEFEREYSEYTEISGVLDSIDSMASNLKASLEKQWSMQMTQKEMIESITHDVRTPITLIKGNIELLKENQENVLERAEDVLNGVERLESFLKKLNTFSVLMEEPKEVVSKEVLDHWIRIATSICKLKGFNLSILGYDVSAIKLDKNAVSVAIQNLVNNAIENSSVDSTIFIGFYDNINDYTIIVRDQGAGFNNEILYDVKGKFVSKKVDDNHVHGLGLSIVTKILDANKGQLLLNNYDDDGNGAEVKMVFKKDE, encoded by the coding sequence ATGGGAAGTAAAAAAAATTTAACCTATTTAATTAGTAAATTTGCGATATTAGAATTGCTTTTTACAATATTTATGATTTTATTTTCTTATACGCTTTTAAAGGTCTTAATCAATACAGGATTAGTATATCCTGCAAATTACGCTGAAATGAATTCTGATACTGTGAAAGAAGCGTTTCTAAAATCTGATTGGCAAACTGACAACATTCCCTTTTATTATGACTATCAACTAAGAGAAAATGGGAAAATTTTAGAAAGTACAATTGATGAAAAGTATACTCAAAAAATAAATGAGGCATTACAAAAAGGACAATCTTCAACGGATCAAATGATAGGGTCAGATGTATTTAAGGCATTCAAAAATAGAAATCGAGCGTTAATAATAAAGTATAAAATTGGTGCTATGCTGGCTAATTCAAGTGTATATAAAGTCATTGGGAATTTTGAATTAGTATTTTTTGTCAGCATATTTAGTATGTGGTTAGTTGGTTTTGTTTATTTCATTAGTCATTTGACAACAGTGTTAAGGTGTGAAATTAGCAAAATATCTAAGGCTAATGAGAGTATTGAAAAATTGGAATTAGAATTTGAAAGGGAATATTCTGAATATACAGAAATTTCAGGGGTACTTGATTCGATAGATAGTATGGCAAGCAATTTAAAGGCATCGTTAGAAAAGCAGTGGAGTATGCAGATGACACAAAAAGAGATGATAGAATCGATTACACATGATGTAAGAACTCCAATCACACTTATCAAGGGAAATATCGAATTATTAAAAGAAAATCAAGAAAATGTTTTAGAAAGAGCAGAAGATGTTTTAAATGGAGTGGAGAGATTGGAGTCTTTCCTAAAAAAACTCAATACATTTTCAGTTTTAATGGAAGAACCCAAGGAAGTAGTATCAAAAGAAGTTTTAGACCATTGGATAAGAATTGCCACGAGTATTTGTAAACTTAAAGGTTTTAACTTATCTATTCTTGGATATGATGTAAGTGCTATAAAATTAGACAAAAATGCAGTTTCCGTAGCGATACAAAATTTAGTTAATAATGCGATTGAAAATTCTTCGGTAGATTCCACTATATTTATTGGTTTTTACGATAATATCAATGATTATACTATTATTGTTAGAGACCAAGGTGCTGGATTTAATAATGAAATTCTTTATGATGTAAAAGGTAAATTTGTATCAAAGAAAGTGGACGATAATCATGTGCATGGATTAGGACTTTCAATCGTTACTAAAATATTAGACGCTAATAAAGGGCAATTGCTGCTGAATAATTATGATGATGACGGAAATGGTGCTGAAGTGAAAATGGTATTCAAAAAAGATGAGTAA
- a CDS encoding response regulator transcription factor: MNLLIIDDDKDLLKLLELTFKKDYNVELCALAKNIVPEQLTKYDLIILDVMMDDMDGFEFLSRYRELIDAPIILLTAKDFEKDKIEGFALGADDYVTKPFSISEIRARVAAHIRRENREKHSRIIDYPVSCDLLAKKIYFENTEIMLTKSEYEICELLLKNRNQVFTKEKIYTTIYGYDAEGNSSTSITERIKKIREKFGGFNVDPIKTIWGVGYQWEVKKI, translated from the coding sequence ATGAATTTATTAATTATAGATGATGATAAAGATTTATTGAAACTTTTAGAGTTGACTTTTAAGAAAGATTACAATGTTGAACTTTGTGCTTTAGCTAAAAATATTGTTCCTGAACAGCTTACAAAATATGATTTGATTATTCTTGATGTGATGATGGATGATATGGATGGCTTTGAGTTTTTATCACGGTATAGAGAATTGATTGACGCCCCCATTATATTATTGACTGCAAAGGATTTTGAAAAAGATAAGATAGAGGGTTTTGCTTTAGGTGCAGATGATTATGTTACTAAGCCATTTTCTATATCGGAAATTAGAGCTAGAGTAGCAGCACATATTCGAAGAGAGAATAGAGAAAAGCACAGTAGAATCATTGATTATCCAGTATCCTGTGATTTATTAGCAAAAAAAATTTACTTTGAGAATACTGAAATAATGCTTACTAAAAGTGAGTATGAAATCTGCGAATTGCTTTTAAAAAATAGAAATCAAGTTTTTACTAAAGAAAAAATCTACACAACAATTTATGGTTATGATGCAGAGGGAAATAGTTCGACTTCTATCACCGAGAGAATTAAAAAAATTAGAGAAAAATTTGGTGGATTCAATGTGGATCCAATCAAAACGATTTGGGGAGTAGGCTATCAATGGGAAGTAAAAAAAATTTAA
- a CDS encoding ABC transporter permease, producing MMNFIKTELMKEKRGTNLKLGMIVPIIFVLLNIAMVSLMGESPKGKSYIMATSFNWYPLLILPIILSLLVLNISSKEKIEHIVFQKSMNVSFAKIELAKNIVILMELFTILVVSSFLIFIFVTLFSGENIVLAQLVLATGCLFIGSLPIIAVSFLIYGLVKKKAVLILLNFILSFPSPVIAITNNWILFPWSYSLRMLSPVVGVHPNGTFLDKSSELMNMKMTYLGLCLSIVVYVLILILNLLIKSKRGERNV from the coding sequence ATGATGAATTTTATTAAAACAGAATTAATGAAAGAAAAAAGAGGGACAAATTTAAAATTGGGAATGATTGTTCCAATAATTTTTGTATTATTAAATATAGCCATGGTTAGCTTAATGGGAGAAAGCCCAAAAGGGAAAAGTTATATAATGGCAACTTCTTTTAATTGGTATCCGCTTTTAATATTACCAATTATTTTAAGTTTATTAGTTTTGAATATCAGTAGTAAAGAAAAGATAGAGCATATTGTTTTTCAAAAAAGTATGAATGTAAGTTTTGCAAAAATAGAATTGGCTAAAAATATTGTCATTTTAATGGAGCTATTTACTATTCTAGTTGTATCATCATTTTTAATCTTTATATTTGTTACATTGTTTTCAGGTGAAAACATAGTATTAGCTCAATTAGTTTTGGCTACTGGTTGTCTATTTATCGGAAGTTTACCGATAATCGCTGTATCATTTTTGATTTATGGGCTAGTAAAAAAGAAAGCCGTACTGATATTATTAAATTTTATATTGTCATTCCCATCACCAGTGATAGCTATAACAAATAATTGGATTCTCTTTCCATGGTCATATAGCTTACGAATGCTTAGCCCAGTTGTAGGAGTACATCCAAATGGAACGTTTCTTGATAAGAGTTCTGAATTGATGAATATGAAGATGACCTACTTAGGACTTTGTTTGAGTATAGTTGTTTATGTATTGATATTAATATTAAATTTATTAATTAAAAGTAAAAGGGGTGAAAGAAATGTATAA
- a CDS encoding lantibiotic protection ABC transporter ATP-binding subunit — protein MDMMLETRNLTKKVKEQMILENVSIKVEKGKIYGLLGPNGAGKSTLLKLITKVMHCTSGDILFEGKSMCAEDLKNVGAIIEQPAIYPNLTANENLEVLTTLLNIDKRRIDDVLKIVGLENTGKKLAKNFSLGMKQRLGIAMTLINSPKLLILDEPTNGLDPMGIQELRELIKDFSEKGITVIISSHILSEIQQVADKIGIINNGHLIYEGNNSKEIDLEKLFLEMIKKDAK, from the coding sequence ATGGATATGATGCTTGAAACAAGAAATTTAACAAAAAAAGTAAAAGAGCAAATGATATTAGAAAACGTATCGATTAAAGTTGAAAAAGGAAAAATATACGGACTATTAGGACCGAATGGTGCTGGTAAATCGACATTATTAAAATTAATCACCAAAGTCATGCATTGTACATCAGGGGATATTTTATTTGAAGGAAAAAGTATGTGCGCAGAAGATTTAAAAAATGTGGGAGCTATTATCGAACAACCAGCTATTTATCCTAATTTAACTGCAAATGAAAATCTAGAAGTTTTAACTACATTACTAAATATTGATAAAAGAAGAATTGATGATGTGTTAAAAATCGTTGGTTTAGAAAATACTGGTAAAAAACTAGCGAAAAATTTTTCATTGGGAATGAAACAAAGACTTGGCATTGCAATGACATTGATAAATAGTCCAAAATTATTAATACTGGATGAACCGACAAATGGATTAGACCCTATGGGAATTCAAGAATTAAGAGAGTTAATAAAAGATTTTTCAGAAAAAGGAATTACCGTCATTATCTCAAGTCATATTTTAAGTGAGATTCAGCAGGTAGCTGATAAAATCGGGATTATTAATAATGGGCATCTAATCTATGAGGGAAATAACTCAAAAGAGATAGATTTAGAAAAACTATTTTTAGAAATGATAAAAAAGGATGCGAAATAA
- a CDS encoding ABC transporter permease: MKILLLVEYKKLHRSKLIFLLVFVLMMTLGVVFLQGQFSFGGKKYIDTFGWYILQVHSLTTYFVLPSLIALFGGYIICREEQEDVLKSLKLIPVDESRMITAKMIITLLGSIFIYLILFIVSLIIEAVLHLNAVNMSEVIHYFVVYVLTGIGVFMAISPIIAFVGLVKRSYWIALIIAEIYSFIGIFLASKEVVRAIYPISSVFVLSGLYETSVMELMISIIVNISCCFISYRILKKMRVRKN, from the coding sequence ATGAAGATACTTTTATTAGTTGAATATAAAAAACTTCACAGATCAAAATTGATATTTTTGCTTGTATTTGTACTCATGATGACTTTGGGAGTTGTATTTCTTCAAGGACAATTTTCATTTGGTGGAAAAAAGTATATAGATACATTTGGTTGGTATATTTTACAGGTGCATTCTTTAACAACATATTTTGTGTTGCCAAGTTTGATAGCGTTGTTTGGAGGATATATTATTTGTCGTGAGGAACAAGAAGATGTACTTAAATCATTAAAACTAATACCGGTAGATGAGAGTAGGATGATTACTGCCAAAATGATAATTACTCTTTTGGGTAGCATTTTTATTTATCTAATATTGTTTATAGTATCTTTAATAATAGAAGCGGTATTACATTTAAATGCGGTAAATATGAGTGAAGTAATTCATTATTTTGTTGTATATGTATTAACTGGAATTGGTGTTTTTATGGCAATATCTCCAATTATTGCATTTGTTGGACTTGTAAAAAGGAGTTATTGGATAGCTCTGATTATCGCTGAAATATATTCTTTTATAGGGATTTTCTTAGCATCGAAGGAAGTTGTAAGAGCCATATATCCAATATCATCTGTATTTGTTTTATCAGGACTATATGAAACATCAGTTATGGAATTGATGATTAGTATAATCGTAAATATCAGTTGCTGTTTTATTTCATATAGAATACTAAAGAAAATGAGAGTTCGTAAAAATTAG
- a CDS encoding ABC transporter permease: MLNLVKVEFLKLKRKKIVSMMFLATLLMPMLATIYFGNIDLSDNAMKYFKWTIFSYNLWLILPIILGIFSTMIVSVEYENDTFKTLWIVPIQKMKLLISKFIMMLIFTLVFMSLSILVTLFWGKLIHHIEIDYLLCIYLIRKCFEISGLLSVSMFPILSIAFLTKKYILPICLTIIYAFSGFLILTVNMYAHPLSSTTAIVVRDIPGIVLNQDINIVYSLLCIGGWVVVFTIVIKLLLKRREW; encoded by the coding sequence TTGCTTAATTTAGTTAAAGTAGAGTTTCTTAAATTGAAAAGGAAAAAGATTGTTTCGATGATGTTTTTGGCGACACTCTTAATGCCAATGCTTGCCACTATATATTTTGGGAATATAGACCTTTCAGACAATGCAATGAAATATTTCAAATGGACGATTTTTAGTTATAATTTATGGCTGATTTTACCAATTATATTAGGGATATTTTCCACAATGATTGTGTCAGTAGAGTATGAGAATGATACTTTTAAGACGTTGTGGATTGTTCCGATACAAAAGATGAAACTTTTGATTAGCAAATTTATAATGATGCTTATTTTTACCTTAGTATTTATGAGTTTGTCAATTTTAGTTACGCTTTTTTGGGGGAAATTGATTCATCACATAGAGATAGATTATTTATTGTGTATTTATCTTATTAGAAAGTGTTTTGAGATTAGTGGACTTTTATCAGTTTCTATGTTTCCCATTTTATCTATCGCATTTTTGACCAAAAAATATATTTTACCTATTTGTTTGACGATTATTTATGCTTTTTCGGGATTTCTAATTTTGACCGTTAATATGTATGCACATCCATTATCGAGCACTACAGCAATTGTTGTGAGAGATATTCCGGGAATAGTATTAAACCAAGATATCAATATAGTTTATTCTCTTCTTTGTATAGGAGGATGGGTAGTTGTATTTACAATAGTTATAAAATTATTATTAAAAAGGAGAGAATGGTAA
- a CDS encoding ATP-binding cassette domain-containing protein, whose product MKNYIIETKNLTKVYGEQKAVNSVNLHIEKGTIYGLLGRNGAGKTTIMKMILGLTDISNGEVSVFNQNIKGNEKKIYPRIGAIIETPGFYPNLTGTENLEIFALLRGTAFPNAVKNALEVVGLPYKDKKLFGNYSLGMKQRLAIANAILHDPEILILDEPTNGLDPIGIAEVRNFIKDLSVKKGKTILISSHILSEITLLADTVGIIDKGILLEESSMEELNKKNRKYIMLEVSDVSKATIVLEKEFGITNYSVEDNNHVKIYSYGLDMAKINKSLVMNEISVISSQTCNDSLEDYFKKITGGEGIA is encoded by the coding sequence ATGAAAAACTATATTATTGAAACAAAGAATTTAACAAAAGTGTATGGAGAACAAAAGGCTGTAAATTCAGTAAATTTACATATTGAAAAAGGTACTATATACGGGTTGTTAGGACGAAATGGAGCAGGTAAAACAACTATTATGAAGATGATATTGGGGCTTACGGATATTTCGAATGGTGAAGTAAGTGTTTTTAATCAAAATATAAAAGGTAACGAGAAAAAGATTTATCCAAGAATTGGTGCAATTATTGAAACTCCAGGATTTTATCCTAATCTGACAGGGACGGAGAATTTGGAAATATTTGCACTGCTTAGAGGAACGGCTTTCCCTAATGCGGTAAAAAATGCTTTAGAAGTAGTTGGCTTACCATATAAAGACAAGAAGTTATTTGGGAATTACTCTTTAGGAATGAAGCAAAGACTTGCGATTGCTAATGCAATTTTACATGATCCAGAGATTTTAATTTTAGATGAGCCGACAAATGGCTTAGATCCCATTGGAATAGCAGAAGTTAGAAATTTTATAAAAGATTTAAGTGTAAAAAAAGGAAAGACAATTTTAATTTCTAGTCATATTTTATCTGAAATAACACTTCTCGCTGATACGGTAGGCATTATAGATAAAGGGATTCTATTAGAAGAAAGTAGCATGGAAGAATTAAATAAAAAAAATAGAAAGTATATTATGTTGGAAGTATCTGATGTATCAAAGGCGACTATTGTGTTGGAAAAAGAGTTTGGAATAACCAACTATTCTGTTGAAGATAATAATCATGTGAAGATATATAGTTATGGATTAGATATGGCAAAAATTAACAAGTCGTTGGTTATGAATGAAATATCAGTGATTTCATCACAAACATGCAATGATTCTTTGGAAGATTACTTCAAGAAAATAACTGGAGGAGAGGGCATTGCTTAA
- a CDS encoding ABC transporter permease — translation MHLIKAEIKKWKRSRILTGIIILTIILNLFAIERAFSISRKSPIMDSFGDLYCLAFKNITFVFLPIVIGIISTMLFFDEKKNDTLKNVLITSVSRFEVFLVKFVLLELLTIFLMILTYISSVLGAVISGGFIDFNLITLKEAALLYGVAALLIPIAMLPVIYIATFSKSYVLPISMCLLYLGIGLFGVSILVPIHPLASLLGVYQNVSSAAKEMVENSIGGYSLNVSQFSCLVSILTIGTLFFVFSVKSMKRQNY, via the coding sequence ATGCATTTAATAAAAGCTGAAATTAAAAAATGGAAGAGAAGTAGAATTTTGACAGGTATTATTATATTAACTATCATCTTAAATTTATTTGCAATCGAAAGAGCATTTTCAATATCAAGAAAAAGTCCTATCATGGATAGTTTTGGAGATTTATATTGTTTAGCATTTAAAAATATAACCTTTGTATTCTTGCCAATCGTAATTGGGATAATTTCCACTATGTTATTTTTCGATGAAAAAAAGAATGATACTTTAAAGAATGTACTAATAACTTCGGTTAGTAGATTTGAAGTATTTTTAGTGAAATTTGTTCTGCTTGAGTTATTAACTATCTTTTTAATGATATTAACATATATATCATCTGTATTGGGTGCAGTAATAAGTGGAGGCTTTATCGATTTTAATTTAATTACATTAAAAGAGGCAGCACTATTATATGGGGTTGCAGCGTTATTAATTCCAATTGCAATGCTTCCGGTGATTTACATTGCTACTTTTTCTAAGAGTTATGTTTTGCCTATTTCTATGTGCTTGCTTTATTTAGGAATTGGGTTATTTGGAGTTTCGATATTAGTTCCTATACATCCGCTTGCAAGTTTATTAGGGGTTTATCAAAATGTATCATCGGCTGCTAAAGAAATGGTAGAAAACAGTATCGGTGGATATTCGTTAAATGTATCGCAGTTTAGTTGCTTGGTATCTATTTTAACAATTGGCACACTATTTTTTGTGTTCTCTGTAAAATCTATGAAAAGACAAAATTATTAA
- a CDS encoding HAMP domain-containing histidine kinase, protein MDIKNIIIVIFLFVILSLVRKIMHIKKEIDRIQEVLIDIKNGDYNRRILINKNDITEKLCHDINEITLQSQNKLIEQKQSEQAYKSLMTSLSHDVKTPLASMVGYLEAVQEGLVTGDEKDDYIKVSLSKAHYLKDFVEKLFDWVKLDSGEWKFSFAVKDLNELTRHVVSDWIPIFEEKHISYEIEIPERECNIRIDENAYFRSLNNIINNIIVHSNCDRVHLKLEKSDTKVTLTISDNGNGISEKDLPYIFDRMYQADSSRLTKGSGLGLSIAKELLRVNNANISVSSVPNIKTVFIVEFAI, encoded by the coding sequence ATGGATATAAAAAACATTATCATCGTGATATTTTTATTTGTGATTTTATCTTTAGTAAGAAAGATTATGCATATAAAAAAGGAAATAGATAGGATTCAAGAGGTACTTATTGATATTAAAAATGGCGATTATAATCGTAGAATTTTAATTAATAAAAATGATATTACAGAAAAGCTCTGTCATGATATAAATGAGATAACTCTACAAAGTCAAAATAAACTAATAGAGCAAAAACAATCAGAGCAGGCATATAAATCACTTATGACAAGTTTATCTCATGATGTAAAAACTCCTTTAGCATCTATGGTTGGATATTTGGAAGCAGTGCAAGAAGGACTTGTTACAGGAGATGAAAAAGACGACTATATAAAAGTTTCCTTAAGTAAAGCACATTACTTAAAAGATTTTGTAGAAAAACTCTTTGATTGGGTAAAATTAGATTCGGGAGAATGGAAGTTTTCTTTTGCGGTTAAAGACTTAAATGAATTAACAAGACATGTGGTAAGTGATTGGATTCCTATTTTTGAAGAAAAACATATAAGTTATGAAATTGAAATTCCAGAACGGGAATGTAATATAAGGATAGATGAAAATGCTTATTTTAGAAGTTTAAACAATATTATTAACAATATTATTGTTCACAGTAATTGTGATAGAGTACATTTGAAATTAGAAAAATCGGATACAAAAGTTACTTTGACGATTTCAGATAATGGAAATGGTATAAGTGAAAAGGACTTACCATATATATTTGATAGAATGTATCAAGCAGATAGTTCAAGATTAACCAAAGGGTCAGGACTTGGATTATCAATTGCTAAAGAATTGTTGCGAGTGAATAATGCTAACATAAGCGTAAGTAGTGTGCCTAATATAAAAACTGTTTTTATTGTAGAGTTTGCAATATAA
- a CDS encoding response regulator transcription factor translates to MREIIIIDDDIALCNLIKKCLSTEGYSVDIANNGLDGYKKIRNANNLCLILLDIMLPDFDGFQVLEMIREEYTVPVLMLTAKSDDDSKIYGLKQGADDYLTKPFNINELKARVEAMVRRFTDFNQKSTDQFKEIIIEDMRIDKENRTVKIGNHNIELTSKEFDLLYFLASNKGRIFTKKQIYTNVWEEDYLFDDSNIMSFISKLRKKIEPNPEEPTYILTVRGVGYRFSKGE, encoded by the coding sequence ATGAGAGAGATAATAATTATTGATGATGATATTGCATTATGTAATTTAATTAAAAAGTGTTTAAGTACTGAGGGATATTCTGTTGATATTGCGAATAATGGATTAGACGGGTATAAGAAAATACGAAATGCAAATAATTTGTGTCTGATTTTACTAGATATTATGCTCCCTGATTTTGATGGGTTTCAAGTTTTGGAGATGATAAGGGAAGAATACACTGTTCCGGTTTTAATGTTGACTGCGAAGTCTGATGATGATTCAAAAATTTATGGACTTAAACAAGGTGCAGATGATTATCTAACGAAGCCGTTTAATATCAACGAACTTAAAGCAAGAGTTGAAGCTATGGTTAGAAGATTCACAGACTTTAATCAGAAAAGCACAGACCAGTTTAAAGAAATCATAATAGAAGATATGAGAATAGATAAAGAGAATAGAACTGTAAAAATAGGAAATCATAATATCGAATTAACAAGTAAAGAATTTGACTTGTTATATTTTCTAGCATCTAATAAGGGAAGAATTTTTACAAAAAAACAAATATATACAAATGTATGGGAAGAAGATTACCTTTTTGATGATAGCAATATCATGTCCTTTATCAGTAAACTTCGCAAAAAAATAGAACCTAACCCTGAAGAACCAACTTATATTTTGACAGTGAGAGGCGTAGGGTATCGTTTTAGTAAGGGGGAGTAA
- a CDS encoding DnaD domain protein produces MSLMYQIFSEGVTVLPRKMIHAYKDLNISPNAFILLIYLIDHQRELQHEAPLKKVAVQLGWQEKEVYEHFSELLMAEYIRFDMETDAQGKKYDVLSLEPFYEWLEQTMQPKMNEPTAPIVSLEQKLELVPTFEGEFGRPLTQIELMQIADWKTGDAFEDDLIILALKQAVLNQAISLKYIDRILLGWKKKNIRTVEEAKRDIEQYNQAKVNRQQQSSVQSNETIESFQIPDFNWDDLK; encoded by the coding sequence ATGTCCTTAATGTATCAAATATTTTCAGAGGGTGTCACCGTCTTACCACGAAAAATGATTCATGCCTATAAAGACTTAAATATTTCGCCGAATGCCTTTATTTTGTTGATTTATTTAATTGACCACCAGCGAGAATTGCAGCATGAAGCACCATTAAAAAAGGTGGCTGTTCAATTAGGTTGGCAAGAAAAAGAAGTGTATGAGCATTTCTCAGAACTATTAATGGCAGAGTATATTCGTTTTGATATGGAGACGGACGCACAAGGGAAAAAATATGATGTCTTGTCACTTGAGCCATTTTATGAATGGTTGGAGCAAACGATGCAACCGAAGATGAATGAGCCAACTGCACCGATAGTATCATTGGAACAAAAATTAGAATTAGTACCGACATTTGAGGGCGAATTTGGTCGTCCGTTAACACAAATTGAATTAATGCAAATTGCTGATTGGAAAACAGGCGATGCGTTTGAAGACGATTTGATTATTTTGGCATTAAAACAAGCTGTTTTGAACCAAGCAATTAGTTTGAAATATATTGACCGTATTTTACTAGGTTGGAAAAAGAAAAATATTCGTACCGTTGAAGAGGCGAAACGAGATATTGAACAGTACAATCAAGCGAAAGTAAACCGTCAACAACAATCGTCAGTCCAATCGAATGAAACAATCGAATCATTTCAAATTCCCGATTTTAATTGGGATGATTTGAAGTAA
- the asnS gene encoding asparagine--tRNA ligase: protein MEVITMRQAKEFVGKEVKMNAWVTNKRSSGKIAFLQLRDGVAYFQGIVVKADVSEETFELAKSLGQESSIQVVGVMQEDTRSALGYELLVKEIHLIGESHEYPITPKEHGTDFLMDHRHLWLRSSKQHAILTIRNELIRATYEFMAKEGFIKVDPPILTGSAPEGTTELFHTKYFDEDAFLSQSGQLYMEAAAMAFGKVFSFGPTFRAEKSKTRRHLIEFWMMEPEMAFVEHEESLQVQEKYVAYLVQSVIDNCELALKTLGRDVELLRKYTVTPYPRISYTDAIQLLNDNGFDDITWGDDFGSPHETFIASQYEQPIFIVNYPKSIKPFYMKINPEDPRTVLCADMIAPEGYGEIIGGSEREVDYATLEENIKAFGLDLDAYAWYLDLRKYGSVPHSGFGIGLERAVAWISGIEHIRETSPFPRLLNRIYP, encoded by the coding sequence ATGGAAGTAATTACAATGCGTCAGGCAAAAGAATTTGTCGGCAAAGAAGTTAAAATGAATGCGTGGGTTACGAACAAGAGAAGTAGTGGGAAGATTGCATTCTTACAATTACGTGACGGAGTCGCATATTTTCAAGGGATTGTAGTAAAAGCAGATGTTTCAGAAGAAACATTTGAATTAGCGAAATCATTAGGACAAGAATCAAGTATTCAAGTAGTCGGTGTGATGCAAGAAGATACACGTTCTGCTTTAGGTTATGAATTATTAGTAAAAGAAATTCACTTAATTGGCGAAAGTCATGAATATCCAATTACACCAAAAGAGCATGGAACGGACTTCTTAATGGATCACCGTCATTTATGGTTACGTTCATCTAAACAACATGCGATTTTAACAATTCGTAATGAGTTAATTCGTGCAACGTATGAATTTATGGCTAAAGAAGGCTTTATTAAAGTCGATCCACCTATCTTAACTGGTAGTGCACCTGAGGGAACAACTGAATTATTCCATACGAAGTATTTTGATGAAGATGCGTTTTTATCACAAAGTGGTCAATTATACATGGAAGCTGCAGCCATGGCATTTGGTAAAGTATTCTCATTCGGTCCAACTTTCCGTGCTGAAAAATCTAAAACTCGTCGTCACTTAATTGAATTTTGGATGATGGAACCAGAAATGGCATTTGTTGAGCATGAAGAAAGTTTACAAGTTCAAGAGAAATATGTTGCTTACTTAGTTCAATCAGTAATTGATAATTGCGAATTAGCATTAAAAACATTGGGTCGTGATGTAGAGTTATTACGCAAATATACGGTCACACCTTATCCACGTATTTCTTATACAGATGCGATTCAATTATTGAATGACAATGGATTTGATGATATTACATGGGGCGATGATTTTGGTTCACCACACGAAACATTTATTGCGAGCCAATATGAGCAACCAATCTTTATTGTGAATTATCCAAAATCAATCAAGCCATTCTATATGAAAATTAACCCAGAAGATCCACGTACTGTATTATGTGCCGATATGATTGCACCAGAGGGTTATGGTGAAATTATCGGTGGTTCAGAGCGTGAAGTGGATTATGCAACATTAGAAGAAAATATCAAAGCATTCGGATTAGATTTAGATGCGTATGCGTGGTATTTAGATTTACGTAAATATGGTTCAGTTCCACATTCTGGTTTCGGAATTGGATTGGAACGTGCAGTTGCTTGGATTAGTGGTATTGAGCATATTCGTGAAACATCACCATTCCCACGTTTATTAAACCGTATTTATCCATAA